A genomic segment from Actinoplanes sichuanensis encodes:
- the sufU gene encoding Fe-S cluster assembly sulfur transfer protein SufU, with protein sequence MLLDGLYQEIILDHYKNPHGRGLRDPFDGEAHHVNPTCGDEITVRVSADLGDISYDGLGCSISQASASVLHELLEGKDAASASAIHHAFVELMQSRGQVEPDEEVLGDGIAFAGVAKFPARVKCALLPWMAFKDAAARAGVDVGVSPEVKA encoded by the coding sequence ATGCTGCTCGACGGTCTGTACCAGGAGATCATCCTCGACCACTACAAGAACCCGCACGGGCGCGGTCTGCGGGACCCGTTCGACGGGGAGGCGCACCACGTCAACCCCACCTGCGGTGACGAGATCACCGTGCGGGTGTCGGCCGATCTGGGCGACATCTCGTACGACGGTCTCGGCTGCTCGATCAGCCAGGCCTCGGCCTCGGTGTTGCACGAGCTGCTGGAGGGTAAGGACGCGGCGTCGGCCTCGGCGATCCACCACGCGTTCGTGGAGCTGATGCAGAGCCGCGGCCAGGTCGAACCGGACGAGGAGGTCCTCGGCGACGGGATCGCCTTCGCCGGGGTGGCCAAGTTCCCGGCCCGGGTGAAGTGCGCGCTGCTGCCGTGGATGGCGTTCAAGGACGCCGCGGCGCGCGCCGGTGTGGACGTCGGCGTGAGCCCCGAGGTGAAGGCATGA
- a CDS encoding cysteine desulfurase, whose protein sequence is MSFDVERVRKDFPIFEREVNGHPLVYLDSANTSQKPVQVLDVMRAHQERYNGNVSRSVHTLGTESTEAYEGARARIATFIGAASPDEVVFTKNSTEAINLAAYSLGQMLRLGPGDEVVISEMEHHSNLVPWQLLCERTGATLRWFGITDEGRLDESNLDELITERTKIVSVVHMSNVLGTVNDVAGLASRAHAVGALLMLDCSQSVPHLPIDVSTLGADLIAFTGHKMLGPTGIGVLWGRFDLLAQMPPFLAGGSMIETVTMGGTTFAAPPARFEAGTPPITEAIGLGAAVDYLTGLGMAAIHEHEQTITRYALDALSSVPGVRIFGPATIEGRGGTVSFGVDGVHPHDVGQILDALGVEVRVGHHCARPVCSRFSVPAMTRASFYLYTTTAEIDALARGLDQVRKVFG, encoded by the coding sequence ATGAGCTTCGACGTCGAGCGGGTCCGTAAGGACTTCCCGATCTTCGAGCGGGAGGTCAACGGCCACCCGCTGGTCTACCTGGACAGCGCCAACACCTCGCAGAAGCCGGTTCAGGTGCTCGACGTCATGCGCGCGCACCAGGAGCGGTACAACGGCAACGTGTCCCGCTCCGTGCACACGCTCGGCACCGAGTCGACCGAGGCCTACGAGGGTGCCCGGGCCCGCATCGCGACCTTCATCGGCGCGGCGAGCCCGGACGAGGTGGTGTTCACCAAGAACTCCACCGAGGCGATCAACCTGGCGGCGTACTCGCTGGGTCAGATGCTGCGCCTGGGCCCCGGCGACGAGGTGGTGATCTCCGAGATGGAACACCACTCCAACCTGGTGCCGTGGCAGTTGCTCTGCGAGCGGACCGGCGCGACTCTGCGCTGGTTCGGCATCACCGACGAGGGTCGGCTCGACGAGTCGAACCTCGACGAGCTGATCACCGAACGAACGAAGATCGTTTCGGTCGTGCACATGTCGAACGTGCTGGGCACGGTCAACGACGTCGCCGGGCTCGCCTCCCGGGCGCACGCGGTCGGCGCTCTGCTGATGCTGGACTGCTCGCAGTCCGTTCCGCATCTCCCCATCGACGTGTCGACGCTCGGCGCCGACCTGATCGCGTTCACCGGTCACAAGATGCTCGGCCCGACCGGCATCGGTGTCCTGTGGGGGCGCTTCGATCTGCTCGCGCAGATGCCGCCGTTCCTGGCCGGCGGGTCGATGATCGAGACGGTCACCATGGGCGGCACCACCTTCGCCGCGCCGCCCGCGCGGTTCGAGGCCGGCACCCCGCCGATCACCGAGGCCATCGGCCTCGGCGCGGCGGTCGACTACCTGACCGGGCTCGGCATGGCGGCGATCCACGAGCACGAGCAGACCATCACGCGGTACGCGCTGGACGCGCTCTCGTCGGTGCCGGGAGTTCGGATCTTCGGTCCCGCGACGATCGAGGGCCGCGGCGGTACGGTGTCGTTCGGCGTCGACGGGGTACACCCGCACGACGTGGGACAGATCCTGGACGCGCTCGGCGTGGAGGTGCGGGTCGGGCACCACTGCGCGCGGCCGGTGTGCTCGCGATTCAGCGTGCCCGCGATGACCCGGGCCTCGTTCTACCTCTACACGACCACGGCGGAGATCGACGCGCTCGCGCGTGGGCTCGACCAGGTCCGGAAGGTGTTCGGCTGA
- the sufC gene encoding Fe-S cluster assembly ATPase SufC, with amino-acid sequence MSTLEIRDLQVSVKLPDGELKPILAGVDLTIKSGETHAIMGPNGSGKSTLAYSIAGHPKYEITGGSVTLDGQDILELSVDERARAGLFLAMQYPVEVPGVSVANFLRTAKTAIDGEAPKLRTWAGELRGAMEKLQMDPAFAQRNVNEGFSGGEKKRHEIMQLELLKPKIAILDETDSGLDIDALQIVSEGVNRVRATGATGFLLITHYTRILRYIKPDFVHVFVGGRIVEEGGPELGEQLEAEGYKKYLVKA; translated from the coding sequence GTGAGCACCCTGGAGATCCGCGACCTGCAGGTTTCGGTGAAGCTGCCGGATGGCGAGCTGAAGCCGATCCTCGCCGGGGTCGACCTCACCATCAAGTCGGGCGAGACGCACGCCATCATGGGCCCGAACGGCTCCGGCAAGTCGACGCTCGCCTACTCCATCGCGGGCCACCCGAAGTACGAGATCACCGGTGGCTCGGTGACCCTGGACGGCCAGGACATCCTGGAGCTCAGCGTCGACGAGCGCGCCCGGGCCGGCCTCTTCCTGGCCATGCAGTACCCGGTCGAGGTCCCCGGCGTCTCGGTGGCGAACTTCCTGCGTACCGCGAAGACCGCGATCGACGGCGAGGCGCCGAAGCTGCGCACCTGGGCCGGCGAGCTGCGCGGCGCCATGGAGAAGCTGCAGATGGACCCCGCGTTCGCGCAGCGCAACGTGAACGAGGGCTTCTCCGGTGGTGAGAAGAAGCGGCACGAGATCATGCAGCTCGAGCTGCTCAAGCCGAAGATCGCGATCCTCGACGAGACCGACTCCGGCCTCGACATCGACGCGCTGCAGATCGTCAGCGAGGGCGTCAACCGGGTCCGCGCGACCGGGGCGACCGGCTTCCTGCTGATCACCCACTACACCCGGATCCTGCGCTACATCAAGCCGGACTTCGTGCACGTGTTCGTCGGCGGCCGGATCGTCGAGGAGGGCGGTCCCGAGCTCGGTGAGCAGCTCGAGGCCGAGGGCTACAAGAAGTACCTGGTCAAGGCCTGA
- a CDS encoding Rieske (2Fe-2S) protein, translated as MAFENVGPVTDIAKGTALQVEIDGVEIAVVHADDDNFYAVRDECSHASVALSEGEVDGCTLECWLHGSRFDLRTGQPSGPPAFSPVAVYPVEIRDGEIYVSTTPSNGVEP; from the coding sequence GTGGCTTTTGAGAATGTCGGCCCGGTGACCGACATCGCGAAAGGCACCGCTCTCCAGGTGGAGATCGACGGTGTCGAGATCGCTGTCGTGCACGCCGACGACGACAACTTCTACGCCGTCCGCGACGAGTGCAGCCACGCCTCCGTGGCGCTCTCCGAGGGGGAGGTGGACGGGTGCACGCTGGAGTGCTGGTTGCACGGTTCCCGTTTCGACCTGCGCACCGGCCAACCCTCCGGACCGCCGGCCTTCAGCCCGGTGGCGGTCTACCCCGTCGAGATCCGCGACGGCGAAATCTACGTTTCGACGACACCTAGCAATGGAGTAGAGCCGTGA
- the sufD gene encoding Fe-S cluster assembly protein SufD, whose amino-acid sequence MTTEAIAPPSTKSQVLRSFDVADFPALNGLEEEWRFTPLKRLRDLVTATSLSGAAPSVEHGDLPAGVTVSTAAGVESVLTPFDRVSALAYGSAAGVTLIEVAPETEPAEAVVIRLVGKGGDAAAARTYVKVGAFAKATIVLEQTGSVTLADNVEVVIGDGAQLTFVTLAEWDRDAVQAQHVKFKVGRDARVQHVQVTLGGDLVRQFTSVEYAGRGGDAELWGLYFADSGQHHEHRQLVDHAVPDCRSYVGYRGALQGSSAHTVWVGDVLIRAAATGTDTYEINRNLLLTDGARADSVPNLEIETGEIAGAGHASATGRFDDEQLFYLMARGIPESEARKLVVRGFFAELINKIPAEALRERLGDAIEARLVDSGF is encoded by the coding sequence ATGACTACCGAGGCCATCGCCCCGCCGAGCACCAAGTCGCAGGTGCTGCGCTCCTTCGACGTCGCCGACTTCCCGGCCCTCAACGGCCTGGAGGAGGAGTGGCGTTTCACCCCGCTCAAGCGCCTGCGTGACCTGGTCACCGCCACGTCGCTGAGCGGGGCGGCCCCTTCCGTGGAACACGGTGACCTGCCCGCCGGCGTGACGGTGTCGACGGCGGCCGGCGTGGAGTCGGTGCTCACCCCGTTCGACCGGGTCAGCGCTCTCGCGTACGGCTCGGCCGCCGGTGTCACCCTGATCGAGGTGGCGCCCGAGACCGAGCCCGCCGAGGCCGTGGTCATCCGGCTGGTCGGCAAGGGCGGCGACGCTGCGGCCGCACGCACCTACGTCAAGGTGGGCGCCTTCGCCAAGGCGACGATCGTCCTGGAGCAGACCGGTTCGGTGACGCTGGCCGACAACGTCGAGGTCGTGATCGGCGACGGCGCGCAGCTGACCTTCGTGACGCTCGCCGAGTGGGACCGCGACGCGGTCCAGGCGCAGCACGTCAAGTTCAAGGTCGGCCGGGACGCCCGCGTCCAGCACGTGCAGGTCACCCTCGGCGGCGACCTGGTTCGCCAGTTCACCTCGGTGGAGTACGCGGGACGCGGCGGCGACGCCGAGCTGTGGGGTCTCTACTTCGCCGACTCCGGTCAGCACCACGAGCACCGCCAGCTGGTCGACCACGCCGTTCCGGACTGCCGCAGCTACGTGGGTTACCGCGGCGCGCTGCAGGGCTCGTCGGCGCACACCGTCTGGGTCGGCGACGTGCTGATCCGGGCCGCCGCCACCGGCACCGACACGTATGAGATCAACCGGAACCTGCTCCTCACCGATGGGGCGCGGGCGGACTCCGTACCCAATCTGGAGATCGAGACCGGCGAGATCGCCGGCGCCGGGCACGCCAGCGCGACCGGGCGTTTCGACGACGAGCAGCTCTTCTACCTGATGGCCCGCGGCATCCCCGAGTCCGAGGCCCGCAAGCTGGTCGTCCGTGGCTTCTTCGCCGAGCTGATCAACAAGATCCCCGCCGAGGCGCTGCGCGAGCGGCTCGGTGACGCCATCGAGGCCCGGCTGGTCGACAGTGGCTTTTGA
- the sufB gene encoding Fe-S cluster assembly protein SufB: protein MTDQIVTQEEHLAALGKYEYGWADADVAGAAAQRGLSEAVVRNISELKSEPEWMLNLRLKGLRLFDRKPMPHWGADLTGIDFQNIKYFVRSTEKQATSWEELPEDIKATYDKLGIPEAEKQRLVAGVAAQYESEVVYHAIREDLEEQGVLFLDTDTALKEHPEIFQEYFGTVIPVGDNKFAALNTATWSGGSFIYVPKGVHVDIPLQAYFRINTENMGQFERTLIIADEGSYVHYVEGCTAPIYSSDSLHSAVVEIVVKKNARVRYTTIQNWSNNVYNLVTKRATCEEGATMEWIDGNIGSKVTMKYPAVYMTGPHAKGEVLSIAMAGEGQHQDSGAKMVHAAPHTSSTIVSKSIARGGGRTSYRGLVQVLEGSSHSKSTVKCDALLVDTISRSDTYPYVDIREDDVNMGHEATVSKVSEDQLFYLMSRGLTEDEAMAMIVRGFIEPIAKELPMEYALELNRLIELQMEGAVG from the coding sequence ATGACTGACCAGATCGTCACTCAGGAAGAGCACCTCGCCGCTCTTGGCAAGTACGAGTACGGCTGGGCCGATGCCGACGTCGCCGGGGCTGCCGCGCAGCGCGGTCTGTCCGAGGCCGTGGTGCGCAACATCTCCGAGCTGAAGAGCGAGCCGGAGTGGATGCTCAACCTCCGGCTCAAGGGTCTGCGGCTGTTCGACCGCAAGCCGATGCCGCACTGGGGCGCCGACCTGACCGGCATCGACTTCCAGAACATCAAGTACTTCGTGCGGTCCACCGAGAAGCAGGCCACCTCGTGGGAGGAGCTGCCGGAGGACATCAAGGCGACGTACGACAAGCTGGGCATCCCGGAGGCGGAGAAGCAGCGCCTGGTCGCCGGTGTCGCCGCGCAGTACGAGTCCGAGGTCGTCTACCACGCGATCCGTGAGGACCTGGAGGAGCAGGGTGTGCTCTTCCTGGACACCGACACCGCGCTCAAGGAGCACCCGGAGATCTTCCAGGAGTACTTCGGCACGGTGATCCCGGTCGGCGACAACAAGTTCGCCGCGCTGAACACCGCGACCTGGTCCGGCGGCTCGTTCATCTACGTGCCGAAGGGTGTGCACGTCGACATCCCGCTGCAGGCCTACTTCCGGATCAACACGGAGAACATGGGCCAGTTCGAGCGGACCCTGATCATCGCCGACGAGGGCTCCTACGTGCACTACGTCGAGGGCTGCACGGCGCCGATCTACTCGTCCGACTCGCTGCACTCCGCGGTCGTCGAGATCGTCGTGAAGAAGAACGCCCGGGTGCGGTACACGACCATCCAGAACTGGTCGAACAACGTGTACAACCTGGTCACCAAGCGCGCCACCTGTGAAGAGGGCGCGACCATGGAGTGGATCGACGGCAACATCGGTTCCAAGGTGACCATGAAGTACCCGGCCGTGTACATGACCGGCCCGCACGCCAAGGGTGAGGTTCTGTCGATCGCGATGGCCGGCGAGGGCCAGCACCAGGACTCCGGCGCCAAGATGGTGCACGCCGCGCCGCACACCTCGTCGACGATCGTCTCCAAGTCGATCGCCCGGGGCGGTGGCCGTACGTCGTACCGCGGTCTGGTCCAGGTCCTGGAGGGTTCGTCGCACTCGAAGAGCACGGTCAAGTGCGACGCGCTGCTGGTCGACACGATCTCCCGGTCCGACACGTACCCGTACGTCGACATCCGTGAGGACGACGTCAACATGGGCCACGAGGCGACCGTCTCCAAGGTCAGCGAGGACCAGCTCTTCTACCTGATGAGCCGGGGCCTGACCGAGGACGAGGCGATGGCGATGATCGTGCGCGGCTTCATCGAGCCGATCGCCAAGGAGCTCCCGATGGAGTACGCGCTGGAGCTGAACCGCCTCATCGAGCTCCAGATGGAAGGGGCCGTGGGTTAA
- a CDS encoding helix-turn-helix transcriptional regulator: MKNEVLIQIGVTAPAAAADGRTRDRVAQLLLKRGATTAAELGAALGLSPAAIRKHLDAMLAESLVETRELRQNKPRGRGRPAKAFVLTAAAREDLNPHHYDGIATAALRWISQQHGPEAVSAFAAAQVEALEERCRAALDVAGRDPIARAEALAEVLTAEGYAANASTIASGGQLCQHHCPVAHVAAEFPQLCDAETEVISRLIGTHVQRLATIAHGDGVCTTHIPAPHATTAITVRTDT; the protein is encoded by the coding sequence GTGAAAAACGAGGTGCTGATCCAGATCGGCGTGACGGCTCCGGCCGCCGCGGCCGACGGGCGCACCCGTGACCGCGTCGCGCAGCTGCTTCTGAAGCGTGGCGCCACCACCGCGGCCGAGCTCGGTGCCGCGCTGGGTCTGAGCCCCGCCGCCATCCGTAAGCATCTCGACGCGATGCTCGCCGAGAGCCTCGTCGAGACTCGTGAGCTGCGCCAGAACAAGCCGCGTGGCCGGGGCCGCCCGGCGAAGGCGTTCGTGTTGACGGCCGCCGCCCGCGAGGACCTCAATCCGCATCACTACGACGGCATCGCCACCGCCGCGCTGCGGTGGATCTCCCAGCAGCACGGCCCGGAGGCGGTCTCCGCCTTCGCCGCCGCCCAGGTCGAGGCGCTCGAGGAGCGCTGCCGAGCGGCTCTGGACGTGGCCGGCCGCGATCCGATCGCCCGGGCCGAGGCTCTCGCCGAGGTGCTGACGGCCGAGGGCTACGCTGCCAACGCCTCGACGATCGCGTCCGGCGGGCAGCTGTGCCAACATCACTGCCCGGTGGCTCACGTGGCTGCCGAGTTCCCTCAGCTGTGCGACGCCGAGACCGAAGTCATCTCCCGGCTCATCGGCACCCACGTGCAGCGCCTCGCCACCATCGCGCACGGCGACGGGGTGTGCACCACGCACATCCCCGCGCCGCACGCCACCACCGCCATCACGGTTAGGACAGATACATGA
- a CDS encoding COX15/CtaA family protein, which yields MKSSTAPLASAFLASRPVQWCGSSLRGLALASVVANIGIIVTGAAVRLTKSGLGCPTWPRCTDDSYVSTPEMGINGAIEFGNRLLTFVLVAIAVACFLGALARRRRSLVRLSVAVALGIPGQGVIGGITVLTNLNPWVVGLHFILSVALITGAFALWRRVDEGDGDPVPLVPAPLRQLARVVTAVGFAVIAAGVVVTGSGPHSGDQGAKRNNLDPQQVSQIHADLVFLLIGLTVALWFALRAVDAPAAAIRAAAVLFWVEMGQGLIGFVQYFTHLPVLLVAAHMLGSGLVWVATLSALWSLRARPVVPAAGPAPTATPAEATADPVPTA from the coding sequence GTGAAGTCCTCCACGGCGCCCCTTGCGTCCGCTTTCCTGGCCTCCCGCCCCGTTCAGTGGTGCGGATCCTCGTTGCGCGGGCTGGCGCTGGCCTCGGTGGTCGCCAACATCGGCATCATCGTCACCGGCGCCGCGGTCCGGCTCACCAAGTCCGGGCTGGGCTGCCCCACCTGGCCCCGGTGCACCGACGACTCCTACGTGTCGACGCCCGAGATGGGGATCAACGGAGCCATCGAGTTCGGCAACCGGCTGCTCACCTTCGTCCTGGTGGCGATCGCCGTGGCCTGCTTCCTCGGCGCGCTGGCCCGGCGTCGGCGCTCACTGGTCAGGCTGTCGGTCGCGGTCGCGCTCGGGATCCCCGGGCAGGGCGTGATCGGCGGCATCACGGTGCTCACCAACCTCAACCCGTGGGTGGTCGGGCTGCACTTCATCCTGTCCGTCGCGTTGATCACCGGGGCGTTCGCGCTGTGGCGCCGGGTGGACGAGGGTGACGGCGACCCGGTGCCGCTGGTCCCGGCCCCGCTGCGGCAGCTCGCTCGGGTGGTCACGGCGGTCGGTTTCGCGGTGATCGCGGCCGGCGTGGTGGTGACCGGCAGCGGGCCGCACTCCGGTGACCAGGGCGCCAAGCGCAACAACCTCGACCCCCAGCAGGTCTCCCAGATCCACGCCGACCTGGTGTTCCTGCTGATCGGCCTGACCGTGGCGCTGTGGTTCGCGCTCCGCGCGGTCGACGCCCCGGCAGCCGCGATCCGCGCCGCCGCGGTGCTCTTCTGGGTCGAGATGGGCCAGGGGCTGATCGGCTTCGTGCAGTACTTCACCCACCTGCCGGTCCTGCTGGTCGCCGCCCACATGCTCGGCTCCGGCCTGGTCTGGGTGGCCACCCTGTCGGCGCTGTGGTCGCTGCGCGCCCGCCCGGTGGTCCCCGCCGCCGGGCCGGCCCCGACCGCCACCCCGGCCGAGGCCACCGCCGACCCGGTCCCCACCGCCTGA
- a CDS encoding ATP-grasp domain-containing protein, with translation MGRDSRVALVTCAAFPDLWDDDHPLRDALRARGLVVEAVRWDDPEADWSGYDLVVIRSPWDYTDRPDAFVAWARSVPRLANPADIIAWNTDKRYLGDLAAAGIPIIPTEYVGPGQSWTPPADGEWVVKPTISAGSRDTARYLLPGQAAEAVAHVTRLTGGGRTAMVQPYLSAVDTAGETAVLCTPDETGELTFSHGIRKGAMLAARGDVKVDIDSERITPRTPSPAELDLAARVLTAVPGGDKRLLYARVDLIPGPDGAPMLIELELTEPALFLLHAPGAAERLADAILARI, from the coding sequence ATGGGCCGTGACTCCCGGGTCGCGCTCGTCACCTGCGCAGCCTTCCCCGACCTGTGGGACGACGACCATCCGCTGCGTGACGCGTTGCGCGCACGCGGCCTGGTCGTCGAGGCGGTGCGCTGGGACGACCCGGAGGCCGACTGGTCCGGTTACGACCTCGTGGTCATCCGGTCCCCATGGGACTACACCGACCGGCCCGACGCGTTCGTCGCCTGGGCCCGGTCCGTCCCGCGGCTGGCCAACCCGGCCGACATCATCGCCTGGAACACCGACAAGCGGTATCTGGGCGACCTCGCGGCGGCCGGCATCCCGATCATCCCGACCGAGTATGTCGGGCCGGGTCAGAGCTGGACGCCACCCGCCGACGGTGAGTGGGTGGTCAAGCCGACGATCAGCGCCGGCAGCCGGGACACCGCCCGGTACCTCCTCCCCGGACAGGCCGCGGAGGCCGTCGCGCACGTCACCCGACTCACCGGCGGCGGGCGGACCGCGATGGTCCAGCCCTACCTGTCCGCGGTGGACACCGCCGGGGAGACCGCGGTGCTGTGCACTCCGGACGAGACCGGTGAGCTGACGTTCAGCCACGGCATCCGCAAGGGCGCGATGCTCGCCGCCCGGGGTGACGTCAAGGTGGACATCGATTCCGAGCGGATCACCCCGCGGACACCGTCCCCGGCTGAACTGGACCTGGCCGCCCGGGTCCTCACCGCCGTGCCCGGCGGGGACAAGCGTCTGCTGTACGCCCGGGTCGACCTCATCCCCGGGCCGGACGGCGCGCCGATGCTCATCGAGTTGGAGCTCACCGAGCCGGCACTGTTCCTGTTGCATGCGCCGGGCGCGGCCGAGCGGCTCGCCGACGCGATTCTCGCCCGCATCTGA